Part of the Corynebacterium canis genome is shown below.
CTCGGTACGGGTGGTCCCGGCAAGGCGACCGTGCGCACCACCGATCTGTCCCACGCGTATGTGGAAATCAATTCGGCGTACACCACGTAAAGGCGGTTGAAAATGAATAAAATGCTCGCCGGCATCGGGCCGGAAATTCGCGCGAACGTATTGGCGGAAGCCTTGCCGTGGCTGCAATATTTCCGCGACAAGATCGTGGTGGTGAAATACGGCGGCAACGCCATGGTGGATGAGACGCTCAAGGCGGCGTTCGCGGCGGACATGGTGTTTCTGCGCACGGTCGGCGCGAAGCCCGTGGTGGTGCACGGCGGAGGCCCGCAGATTTCCGCGATGCTCACCCGGCTTGGGTTGCAGGGCGAGTTCCGCGGCGGCTTCCGTGTGACCACGCCGGAGGTTATGGACGTCGTGCGCATGGTGCTCTTTGGGCAGGTAGGCCGCGATTTGGTGGGGCTGATCAATTCCCACGGTCCGTACGCGGTGGGCACTTCCGGCGAGGACGCTGGGCTGTTTACCGCCACCAAGCGCCTCGTGGAGGTGGACGGTCAGCCCACCGATATCGGGCTCGTGGGCGATATCGTCGAGGTCAATCCCGCGGCGCTCATGGATATTATCGACGCCGGGCGCATCCCCGTGGTTTCCACGATTGCCCCCGATGCGGAGGGCCAGGTGTACAACATCAACGCCGATACTGCGGCCGGTGCGCTCGCCGTGGCCTTGGGCGCCGAACGTTTGCTGATGTTGACCAATGTCGAGGGCCTGTACACCGACTGGCCTGACCGCTCTTCGCTTGTTTCTTCGATTACGGCGGGGGAGTTGACGCCGCTGTTGCCGCAATTGGACTCCGGCATGATTCCGAAAATGGAGGCGTGCTTGCAGGCGGTGCGCGGTGGGCTTTCCGCAGCGCACATTATCGACGGCCGCGTCGCCCACTCCGTGCTTCTCGAACTGCTGACCGAGGGTGGCATAGGCACCATGGTCCTGCCGGACGATTTTAACCGCGGCGATTATCCCGAACATATGGTCTTTAGAAAGGATGACTAGGCGTATGAGCGATCTGCTAGCCCAATGGTCCGAACGCATGATGGACAATTACGGCACCCCGCCGCTGGCGCTGGTCAGCGGTTCGGGAGCCACCGTGGTCGATGAGCAGGGGCGTTCCCATATCGATATGCTCGCCGGCATCGCCGTGAATTCCCTTGGTTATGGGCACCCGGCGCTCGTGCGTTCGATTTCCGAACAGGCGGCGAAATTGGGACATACCTCCAACCTTTTCGCCTCCGCACCCGCGCTAAGTGTGGCGGGCACACTTATTCAGCGTTTCGCGCGTGACGACGCCGCGCTTGCCGCCGCCACCCGCGTATTCTTCTGCAATTCCGGGGCTGAGGCCAATGAGGCGGCCTTTAAAATCGCGCGTCTTACCGGCAGATCCCGCATCCTCGCCGCGGTCAATGGGTTCCACGGCCGCACGATGGGCGCGCTGGCGCTCACGGGCCAACCGGACAAGCGCAATCCTTTCGCGCCCCTGCCCACCGGCGTGGAATTCTTCCCCTACGGCGATGCCGGCTACCTTGCCAAATTGGTGGCGGTCAATCCGAAGGACGTGGCCGCTATTGTTTTGGAGCCGATCCAGGGGGAAACCGGGGTGATCCCGGCCCCGGAGGGTTTCCTTGCTGCGGCGCGGCAGCTGTGCGATGCGCACGGAATTCTCCTTATCTTCGACGAGGTGCAAACCGGCGTCGGCCGCACCGGCACCTTTTTCGCCCACCAGGCCGAAGGGGTCACGCCGGACGTGGTCACCATGGCGAAGGGGCTTGGCGGCGGCCTACCCATCGGCGCGTGCCTCGCACACGGTCCGGCCGCCAAGCTTTTTACCCCAGGGTCCCACGGCACCACCTTTGGCGGTAACCCCGTGGCCTGCGCCGCGGCCGAAACCGTCCTTGAGATCATCGATGATGATTTCTGCCAAGAGGTCACGGCCAAGGGCGCGTGGTTGAAGGAAGCGCTGGAAGCTGTGCCCGGCGTCGAACAGGTGCGTGGACGCGGGTTGATGTTGGGGGCCGTGCTGCGGCAGCCGATCGCCCGGCAAGCCGTCGCCCGCGGATTTGATTTCGGCGTGATCCTCAACGCCCCGAACGAACGAGTGATTCGGCTGACGCCGCCGCTGGTGATCAGCGGCGTGGAATTGCGCGAAGGCGTCGCACGCATCGCCGAATTGCTGCACACACTCGAAGGAGAACACCCATGACACACGCCCCGAACGTCCGGCACTTTATCGCCGACGATGACCTCACCCCGGCCGAACAGGCCGAGGTGCTTGACCTTGCCGCCGAACTCAAGGGCGCCCCGTTTTCCCGTCGGCCGCTGGAGGGCCCGCGCAGTGTCGCCGTGCTCTTTGATAAGACCTCCACGCGGACCCGCTTCTCCTTCGAAGCCGGCATTACGCAGCTTGGCGGCCACCCGATCGTGGCGGATAGCAAAAACACGCAAACCGGCAAAGGCGAAACCATTCAAGATACCGGTGCCGTGCTGAGCCGCTTTGTGGATGCCATCGTGTGGCGCACCACCGCGCACCAAAATTTGTTCGATATGGCGGAGACCGCCACCGTGCCCATTATCAACGGCCTTTCGGACGACCTGCACCCGTGCCAAATCCTGGCGGACCTCCAAACCTGCATCGAAAATCTGTGCGCGGAGGAGGGGGCGGCCGGATTGCGCGGCAAGAAAGCCGTGTACCTGGGTGATGGCGCGAACAATATGGCGCATTCCTACTTGCTTGGCTTTGCCACCGCGGGCATGGACCTTGCGATCATTGCGCCCGCAGGTTTCCATCCGGCGGCAACCTATCTGGAGAGGGCGCAGGCGCGCGCCCAAGAAACCGGTGCGACCATCACGGTGACCACGTCTCTCGACGCCGTGGCAGGCGCCGACGTGGTGATCACCGACACGTGGGTCTCGATGGGCATGGAGCACGATGGCGTCGATCGCCACACGCCGCTGCTGCCTTATCAGGTCAACGACGAGGTCATGGCACGGGCGAACAAAGATGCGATCTTCCTGCACTGTTTGCCCGCGTACCGTGGCAACGAGGTGACCGCCAGCGTGATCGACGGCCCCCAATCCGTGGTGTTTGATGAGGCCGAAAACCGGCTGCACGCCCAAAAAGCGTTGCTGGTTTGGCTGTTGGAACACCAGCCGGAACAGGCAACTCACTAGAAGGTGGAACGCAAAACCATGGACAAAGACCTGCTCGGCTCGGGTCAAGGCCAACCCCCGCCCGCGCAACCGGTAAGCCGCACGGCACGGCAAGCACGCATCTTGGAGATCCTGTCGCAATACCGGGTTTCCAGCCAGGTGCAGCTTTCGGAACTGCTGCTTGACGATGGCATCGATATCACCCAGGCGACCCTTTCGCGTGACCTGGATGAGCTGGGCGCCAAGAAGGTGCGCCCGGAGTCCGGCCGCGCGTATTACACGGTGGGACCCGGGGATTCCGTGCTTTTGGAAACGCTGCG
Proteins encoded:
- the argB gene encoding acetylglutamate kinase, whose translation is MNKMLAGIGPEIRANVLAEALPWLQYFRDKIVVVKYGGNAMVDETLKAAFAADMVFLRTVGAKPVVVHGGGPQISAMLTRLGLQGEFRGGFRVTTPEVMDVVRMVLFGQVGRDLVGLINSHGPYAVGTSGEDAGLFTATKRLVEVDGQPTDIGLVGDIVEVNPAALMDIIDAGRIPVVSTIAPDAEGQVYNINADTAAGALAVALGAERLLMLTNVEGLYTDWPDRSSLVSSITAGELTPLLPQLDSGMIPKMEACLQAVRGGLSAAHIIDGRVAHSVLLELLTEGGIGTMVLPDDFNRGDYPEHMVFRKDD
- a CDS encoding acetylornithine transaminase, translated to MSDLLAQWSERMMDNYGTPPLALVSGSGATVVDEQGRSHIDMLAGIAVNSLGYGHPALVRSISEQAAKLGHTSNLFASAPALSVAGTLIQRFARDDAALAAATRVFFCNSGAEANEAAFKIARLTGRSRILAAVNGFHGRTMGALALTGQPDKRNPFAPLPTGVEFFPYGDAGYLAKLVAVNPKDVAAIVLEPIQGETGVIPAPEGFLAAARQLCDAHGILLIFDEVQTGVGRTGTFFAHQAEGVTPDVVTMAKGLGGGLPIGACLAHGPAAKLFTPGSHGTTFGGNPVACAAAETVLEIIDDDFCQEVTAKGAWLKEALEAVPGVEQVRGRGLMLGAVLRQPIARQAVARGFDFGVILNAPNERVIRLTPPLVISGVELREGVARIAELLHTLEGEHP
- the argF gene encoding ornithine carbamoyltransferase, encoding MTHAPNVRHFIADDDLTPAEQAEVLDLAAELKGAPFSRRPLEGPRSVAVLFDKTSTRTRFSFEAGITQLGGHPIVADSKNTQTGKGETIQDTGAVLSRFVDAIVWRTTAHQNLFDMAETATVPIINGLSDDLHPCQILADLQTCIENLCAEEGAAGLRGKKAVYLGDGANNMAHSYLLGFATAGMDLAIIAPAGFHPAATYLERAQARAQETGATITVTTSLDAVAGADVVITDTWVSMGMEHDGVDRHTPLLPYQVNDEVMARANKDAIFLHCLPAYRGNEVTASVIDGPQSVVFDEAENRLHAQKALLVWLLEHQPEQATH
- a CDS encoding arginine repressor, whose amino-acid sequence is MDKDLLGSGQGQPPPAQPVSRTARQARILEILSQYRVSSQVQLSELLLDDGIDITQATLSRDLDELGAKKVRPESGRAYYTVGPGDSVLLETLRGPREKLRRMLDDLVVSVDASANIAVLRTPPGAAQYLASYIDRVQLPEVVGTIAGDDTIFVLARDPLTGAELAELFQRR